From the Rhodoferax sp. WC2427 genome, one window contains:
- a CDS encoding enoyl-CoA hydratase/isomerase family protein: MYTTLEIEHQGSAAWLWMNKPEVHNAFDETLITELTLALRALDADPAVRAVVLAGRGKSFSAGADLGWMQRQGAATLEKNVDDARQLANLFRTLSCMATPTIARVHGAALGGGMGLAAACDICVASSKAQFATSEVRFGIIPAAISPYVLRAIGERQAYRYFQTAERISAERALALGLAHEIAAPEALDATVHTLLAALQAGGSGAQAAATALIRAVANHPIDDALVEDTAQRIARLRATPEAREGLAAFLEKRAPSWVP; this comes from the coding sequence ATGTACACCACCCTAGAAATCGAACACCAGGGCAGCGCCGCCTGGCTGTGGATGAACAAGCCCGAGGTCCACAACGCCTTTGACGAAACCCTCATCACCGAGCTGACCCTGGCCCTGCGGGCGCTGGATGCCGACCCCGCCGTACGCGCCGTGGTGCTGGCGGGCCGGGGCAAAAGCTTTTCGGCCGGGGCCGACCTGGGCTGGATGCAGCGCCAGGGCGCGGCCACGCTGGAGAAAAACGTGGACGATGCGCGCCAGCTGGCGAATCTGTTCCGCACCCTGTCCTGCATGGCTACGCCCACCATCGCCCGCGTGCACGGTGCGGCATTGGGCGGCGGCATGGGCCTGGCTGCCGCGTGCGACATCTGCGTGGCTTCCAGCAAGGCGCAGTTCGCCACCTCGGAAGTGCGCTTTGGCATCATCCCCGCGGCCATCAGCCCCTACGTGCTGCGCGCCATCGGCGAACGCCAGGCCTACCGCTACTTCCAGACGGCAGAGCGCATCAGCGCCGAACGCGCCCTGGCCCTGGGCCTGGCCCACGAAATTGCCGCACCCGAGGCGCTGGATGCCACCGTGCACACCCTGCTGGCGGCTTTGCAGGCCGGTGGCTCCGGTGCGCAAGCCGCCGCCACCGCGCTGATCCGTGCCGTCGCCAACCACCCCATCGACGATGCCTTGGTGGAAGACACCGCCCAGCGCATCGCCCGCCTGCGCGCCACGCCCGAGGCCCGCGAAGGCCTGGCGGCCTTTCTTGAAAAGCGCGCGCCCTCCTGGGTGCCGTAA
- a CDS encoding carboxyl transferase domain-containing protein: protein MNILASQLNVRSADFQANATAMRTLVQDLRAKAAEAALGGGEVARQRHTARGKLLPRDRVAQLIDPGTPFLEVGQLAAYGLYDGEAPAAGLITGVGRVNGVECMVVANDATVKGGTYYPLTVKKHLRAQEIAMQNHLPCIYLVDSGGAFLPRQDEVFPDRDHFGRIFYNQAQMSAMGIAQIAVVMGSCTAGGAYMPAMSDETIIVKNQGTIFLGGPPLVKAATGEVVTAEDLGGGDVHTRISGVADHLADNDAHALLIARNIVANLNRQKPFTVKLESSEEPLYDPAEIYGVVPLDARKPYDVRELIARTVDGSRFDEFKARYGSTLVTGFARLYGMPVGIIANNGILFSESAQKGAHFIELCAQRGIPLVFLQNITGFMIGRKVENGGIAKDGAKMVTAVATANVPKITMLVGGSFGAGNYGMCGRAYSPRFLWMWPNARISVMGGEQAAGVLATVKREGIEAKGGQWSAEDEAAFKDPIRAQYELQGHPYYATARLWDDGVVDPAQTRRVLGLSLAAALNAPIQPTQFGIFRM, encoded by the coding sequence ATGAACATACTCGCATCCCAGCTCAACGTGCGCTCCGCCGACTTCCAGGCCAACGCCACGGCCATGCGCACCCTGGTGCAAGACCTGCGCGCCAAAGCCGCCGAGGCCGCCCTGGGCGGCGGCGAGGTGGCCCGCCAGCGCCACACCGCGCGCGGCAAGCTGCTGCCGCGCGACCGCGTGGCCCAGCTGATCGACCCCGGCACGCCGTTTTTGGAGGTGGGGCAGCTCGCGGCCTACGGCCTGTACGACGGCGAGGCCCCCGCCGCCGGGCTGATCACCGGCGTGGGCCGGGTAAACGGCGTGGAATGCATGGTGGTGGCCAACGACGCCACCGTGAAAGGCGGCACCTACTACCCGCTCACGGTCAAGAAGCATCTGCGGGCGCAAGAAATCGCCATGCAAAACCACCTGCCCTGTATCTACCTGGTGGATTCGGGCGGGGCCTTTTTACCGCGCCAGGACGAAGTCTTCCCCGACCGCGACCACTTTGGCCGCATCTTCTACAACCAGGCCCAGATGAGCGCCATGGGCATCGCGCAAATCGCCGTGGTGATGGGCTCGTGCACCGCAGGCGGGGCCTACATGCCCGCCATGAGCGACGAAACCATCATCGTCAAGAACCAGGGCACCATCTTCCTGGGCGGCCCGCCGCTGGTGAAAGCCGCCACCGGCGAAGTCGTTACCGCCGAAGACCTGGGCGGGGGCGACGTGCACACCCGCATCTCCGGCGTGGCCGACCACCTGGCCGACAACGACGCGCACGCCCTGCTCATCGCCCGCAACATCGTCGCCAACCTGAACCGGCAAAAACCCTTCACGGTGAAGCTGGAATCCAGCGAAGAGCCGCTGTACGACCCTGCAGAAATCTACGGCGTGGTGCCGCTGGACGCGCGCAAGCCCTACGACGTGCGCGAACTCATCGCCCGCACCGTGGACGGCTCGCGCTTTGACGAGTTCAAGGCCCGCTATGGCAGCACCCTGGTTACCGGCTTTGCCCGGCTGTACGGCATGCCGGTGGGCATCATCGCCAACAACGGTATTCTGTTTTCCGAGTCGGCCCAGAAGGGCGCGCATTTCATCGAGCTGTGCGCGCAGCGCGGCATTCCGCTGGTGTTTTTGCAGAACATCACCGGCTTCATGATTGGCCGCAAGGTGGAAAACGGCGGCATCGCCAAAGACGGCGCCAAGATGGTCACCGCCGTGGCCACCGCCAATGTGCCCAAGATCACCATGCTGGTGGGCGGCAGCTTTGGCGCGGGCAACTACGGCATGTGTGGCAGGGCCTATTCGCCCCGCTTCCTATGGATGTGGCCCAACGCACGCATCAGCGTGATGGGCGGCGAGCAGGCCGCGGGCGTGCTGGCCACGGTGAAGCGCGAGGGTATCGAAGCCAAGGGCGGCCAGTGGTCGGCCGAGGACGAAGCCGCTTTCAAAGACCCCATCCGCGCCCAATACGAGTTGCAGGGCCACCCCTACTACGCCACCGCCCGGCTGTGGGACGACGGCGTGGTGGACCCGGCGCAAACCCGGCGCGTGCTGGGTCTGTCGCTGGCGGCGGCGCTGAATGCGCCCATCCAGCCCACCCAGTTCGGCATCTTCCGCATGTGA
- a CDS encoding AMP-binding protein translates to MAPTPSYAQGATAVPLIEQTIGAFFDDMVARQPEREALVSRHEARRFSYRELQVAANRLASALLNLGLVPGDRVGIWSHNNVAWVLMQIATAKVGIILVNINPAYRTSELEYALNKVGVKALVTMARFKTSDYLDMLRELGPQRLPLLRHTAWIDRDGETDQPGMRRFSDLLASGQPDDPRIAQIGSSLQATDPVNIQFTSGTTGFPKGATLTHRNILNNGFFIGECMQLTPADRLCIPVPLYHCFGMVLGNLACLTHGATIVYPSDGFDPLTVLEAVQAEKCTGLHGVPTMFIAELDHPRFGAFDLSTLRTGIMAGSPCPTEVMKRVVEQMHLSQITIAYGMTETSPVSCQSSTDTPLAQRVSTVGTVQPHLEIKIIDPDTGAMVPRGTPGELCTRGYSVMHGYWEDEAKTREAIDTGHWMHTGDLATMDAEGYVNIVGRIKDLVIRGGENIYPREIEEFLYRHPKVQDVQVVGLPDKRYGEELCAWIIPKPGQSATEDEIRDFCKAQIAHYKVPKYIRFVDAFPMTVTGKIQKYKIRDAMKEQLGLNEEKTA, encoded by the coding sequence ATGGCACCGACCCCCAGCTACGCCCAAGGCGCCACCGCGGTACCGCTGATCGAGCAGACGATCGGCGCTTTCTTTGACGACATGGTCGCCCGGCAGCCCGAGCGCGAGGCCCTGGTAAGCCGACACGAAGCCCGCCGCTTCAGCTACCGCGAACTGCAAGTTGCCGCGAACCGCCTCGCCAGCGCCCTGCTGAACCTGGGCCTGGTGCCCGGCGACCGCGTAGGCATCTGGTCGCACAACAATGTGGCCTGGGTGCTGATGCAGATCGCCACCGCCAAGGTCGGCATCATCCTGGTCAACATCAACCCGGCGTACCGCACCTCGGAGCTCGAATACGCGCTCAACAAGGTGGGCGTCAAGGCGCTGGTCACGATGGCCCGCTTCAAGACCAGCGACTACCTGGACATGCTGCGCGAACTGGGGCCCCAGCGCCTGCCGTTGCTGCGCCATACCGCGTGGATCGACCGTGACGGCGAAACGGACCAGCCAGGCATGCGGCGCTTCTCCGACCTGCTGGCCAGCGGCCAGCCCGACGACCCGCGCATTGCGCAGATCGGCAGCAGCCTGCAGGCCACCGACCCGGTCAACATCCAGTTCACCAGCGGCACCACGGGCTTTCCCAAGGGTGCCACGCTAACGCACCGCAACATCCTCAACAACGGCTTCTTCATCGGCGAATGCATGCAGCTTACGCCCGCCGACCGGCTGTGCATCCCCGTGCCGCTGTACCACTGCTTCGGCATGGTGCTGGGCAACCTGGCCTGCCTCACCCACGGCGCCACCATCGTCTACCCGAGCGACGGCTTCGACCCGCTCACGGTGCTGGAAGCAGTGCAAGCCGAAAAGTGCACCGGGCTGCACGGCGTGCCGACGATGTTCATCGCCGAGCTCGACCACCCGCGCTTCGGCGCGTTCGACCTCTCTACACTGCGCACCGGCATCATGGCGGGCTCGCCCTGCCCGACCGAGGTGATGAAGCGCGTGGTCGAGCAGATGCACCTGTCGCAGATCACCATCGCCTATGGCATGACCGAGACCAGCCCGGTGAGCTGCCAGAGCAGCACCGACACGCCGCTGGCCCAGCGCGTGTCGACGGTGGGCACGGTGCAGCCGCACCTGGAGATCAAGATCATCGACCCCGACACCGGTGCCATGGTGCCGCGCGGTACGCCGGGCGAGCTCTGCACGCGCGGCTATTCGGTGATGCACGGCTACTGGGAAGACGAAGCAAAGACCCGCGAGGCCATCGACACCGGGCACTGGATGCACACCGGCGACCTGGCCACCATGGACGCCGAGGGCTATGTCAATATTGTGGGCCGCATCAAGGACCTGGTGATCCGTGGCGGCGAGAACATCTACCCGCGCGAGATCGAAGAATTCCTGTACCGCCACCCCAAGGTACAGGACGTGCAGGTGGTCGGCCTGCCCGACAAGCGCTACGGTGAAGAGCTGTGCGCGTGGATCATCCCCAAGCCGGGGCAGAGCGCCACCGAAGACGAGATCCGCGACTTCTGCAAAGCGCAGATCGCGCACTACAAGGTGCCCAAATACATCCGCTTCGTCGACGCGTTCCCCATGACGGTGACGGGCAAGATCCAGAAGTACAAGATCCGCGATGCCATGAAAGAGCAGCTCGGGCTGAACGAGGAAAAGACGGCATGA
- a CDS encoding isovaleryl-CoA dehydrogenase, whose protein sequence is MAHLPSLAFHLGDTIEMLRDTVQSFAAAEIAPRAAAIDRDNLFPADLWQKLGSLGLHGMTVSEQYGGTEMGYLAHMVAMEEVSRASASVGLSYGAHSNLCVNQIHRNGTPAQKDRYLPRLVNGEHVGALAMSEPNAGSDVVSMQLRADLVHGERGDRYVLNGSKMWITNGGDADTLVVYAKTDLQAGARGMTAFIIEKGFKGLGFGAKLDKLGMRGSNTYPVFFEDCEVPAENVLGGVGNGVKVLMSGLDYERTVLCGGPLGIMAACMDVVLPYVHDRKQFGQSIGEFQLMQGKLADMYTTWQACRAYGYAVATACDRTDHARTLRKDAAGAILYLAEKATWMAGEAIQILGGNGYTNEYPTPRLWRDAKLYEIGAGTSEIRRMLIGRELFNETA, encoded by the coding sequence ATGGCCCACCTGCCTTCCCTTGCGTTCCACCTTGGCGACACCATCGAGATGCTGCGCGACACCGTGCAGAGCTTTGCCGCCGCCGAAATCGCCCCGCGCGCCGCCGCCATCGACCGCGACAACCTGTTCCCCGCCGACCTGTGGCAAAAGCTGGGCAGCCTGGGCCTGCATGGCATGACGGTGTCGGAGCAGTACGGCGGCACCGAAATGGGCTACCTGGCCCACATGGTGGCCATGGAAGAGGTGTCGCGTGCCTCGGCCTCGGTCGGCCTGAGCTACGGCGCGCACTCCAACCTGTGCGTCAACCAGATCCACCGCAACGGCACCCCGGCGCAAAAAGACCGCTACCTGCCCCGACTGGTCAACGGCGAGCACGTGGGGGCCCTGGCCATGAGCGAGCCCAATGCGGGCTCCGACGTGGTCAGCATGCAGCTGCGCGCCGACTTGGTTCATGGAGAAAGGGGCGACCGCTATGTGCTCAACGGCTCCAAGATGTGGATCACCAACGGCGGCGACGCCGACACCCTGGTGGTCTACGCCAAGACCGACCTGCAGGCCGGTGCCCGGGGCATGACCGCCTTCATCATCGAAAAAGGCTTCAAAGGCCTGGGCTTCGGTGCCAAGCTGGACAAACTGGGCATGCGCGGCTCCAACACCTACCCGGTGTTCTTCGAGGACTGCGAAGTCCCCGCCGAGAACGTGCTGGGTGGGGTGGGTAACGGCGTCAAGGTGCTGATGTCAGGCCTGGACTACGAGCGCACCGTGCTCTGCGGCGGGCCTTTGGGCATCATGGCAGCCTGCATGGACGTGGTGCTGCCCTATGTGCACGACCGCAAGCAGTTCGGCCAAAGCATCGGCGAATTCCAGCTGATGCAGGGCAAGCTGGCCGACATGTACACCACCTGGCAGGCCTGCCGCGCTTACGGCTATGCCGTGGCCACCGCCTGCGACCGGACCGACCACGCCCGCACGCTGCGCAAGGATGCCGCCGGGGCCATCCTGTACCTGGCCGAAAAAGCCACCTGGATGGCGGGGGAGGCGATCCAGATCCTGGGCGGCAACGGCTACACCAACGAATACCCCACGCCCCGCCTCTGGCGCGATGCCAAGCTGTACGAGATCGGCGCGGGCACCAGCGAAATCCGCCGCATGCTGATCGGCCGCGAGCTGTTTAACGAAACCGCGTGA
- a CDS encoding AraC family transcriptional regulator, which produces MPPRSPAPAAAPPRAATPVAFVKAVLLAYARYGQDPGPALQAAQIAPALLADPQACITAAQMETLCNTAMRALDDEALGWFSRKLPWGSYGLLCRASLGAPNLGVAIKRWCRHHRLLTDDLELALRVEGDEAVLALTERRDFGPLREFCLVTSLRYLHGYACWAIDSRIPLRAVVFPFPEPAHGQVYPLIFPGPTVFGAPQAGFRFDARYLGLALRRDEPALQTMLERALPLTVLQYRHDRLLQQSVRALLRTRSGELRNAEALAMALGLSTRSLHRQLQLEGVSLQALRDEVRREVAVDLLRRTDWPVKQVAHTVGFLNEKSFSRAFKAWTGLAPSEMR; this is translated from the coding sequence ATGCCACCTCGTTCGCCAGCGCCTGCAGCCGCACCCCCCCGCGCCGCCACCCCCGTCGCCTTTGTGAAGGCGGTGTTGCTGGCCTATGCGCGCTACGGCCAAGACCCCGGTCCGGCCTTGCAGGCCGCACAAATTGCGCCAGCCCTGTTGGCCGATCCACAGGCCTGCATCACGGCGGCGCAAATGGAGACGCTGTGCAATACCGCCATGCGGGCGCTGGACGACGAAGCCCTGGGCTGGTTCTCGCGCAAGCTGCCCTGGGGCAGTTACGGCCTGTTGTGCCGGGCCTCGCTGGGTGCCCCCAACCTGGGGGTGGCCATCAAGCGCTGGTGCCGCCACCACCGCCTGCTGACCGATGACCTGGAGCTGGCGCTGCGCGTCGAGGGCGACGAGGCGGTGCTGGCGCTGACCGAGCGGCGAGACTTTGGCCCGCTGCGCGAGTTTTGTCTGGTGACCAGCCTGCGCTACCTGCACGGCTATGCCTGCTGGGCCATCGACTCGCGCATCCCGCTGCGCGCAGTGGTGTTTCCGTTCCCGGAGCCCGCGCATGGGCAGGTGTATCCGCTGATCTTTCCGGGGCCTACGGTGTTTGGCGCGCCACAGGCGGGCTTTCGCTTCGACGCCCGTTACCTGGGCCTGGCCCTGCGGCGCGACGAACCGGCCCTGCAAACCATGCTGGAGCGGGCGCTGCCCTTGACCGTGCTGCAGTACCGGCACGACCGGTTGCTGCAGCAGAGCGTGCGGGCGCTGCTGCGTACCCGCTCCGGCGAGCTGCGCAATGCCGAGGCCCTGGCCATGGCGCTGGGCCTGTCAACCCGCAGCCTGCACCGGCAACTGCAGCTGGAAGGCGTGTCGCTGCAGGCGCTGCGCGACGAGGTGCGCCGCGAAGTGGCGGTGGACCTGCTGCGCCGTACCGACTGGCCGGTGAAGCAGGTGGCGCACACGGTGGGTTTTTTGAACGAAAAGAGCTTTTCGCGGGCTTTCAAGGCCTGGACCGGGCTTGCGCCCAGCGAGATGCGCTGA
- a CDS encoding tetratricopeptide repeat protein: MTALPPIPTSAEALSRVSPAEWTAVLSGPAEQAAPWITAAATLGRANAQAVLGQWLLDGHGVERNPAQALHWFLQAAEQGHAIGMNMAGRCLENGWGAPIDLFAAVAWYKKAASQGLDAGLYNLANQHAEGKSVPQDHAAALQLYRQAADLGHAKSMTKIGRYYEDGLVVEKDMEAAFFCYQEAAQGGDFRGQFNYAGMLAARGRLPEALQWLEKVPLTATPAYLQKVGAVLRDSGVAEFAAIGARMVAQAAA, translated from the coding sequence ATGACCGCCCTGCCCCCCATCCCCACCAGCGCCGAGGCCCTGTCCCGCGTCAGTCCTGCCGAATGGACTGCAGTGCTGTCAGGCCCCGCCGAGCAGGCCGCCCCCTGGATCACCGCCGCGGCCACCCTGGGCCGCGCCAACGCACAGGCCGTGTTGGGCCAGTGGCTGCTGGACGGCCACGGCGTAGAACGCAACCCGGCCCAGGCCCTGCACTGGTTTTTACAGGCTGCCGAACAAGGCCACGCCATCGGCATGAACATGGCCGGGCGCTGCCTGGAAAACGGCTGGGGCGCGCCCATCGACCTGTTTGCCGCCGTGGCCTGGTACAAAAAAGCCGCCAGCCAGGGGCTGGACGCCGGGCTGTACAACCTGGCCAACCAGCATGCCGAGGGCAAAAGCGTGCCGCAAGACCATGCCGCCGCGCTGCAGCTGTACCGCCAGGCCGCCGACCTGGGCCACGCCAAGTCCATGACCAAGATCGGCCGCTACTACGAAGATGGGCTGGTGGTGGAGAAAGACATGGAAGCCGCTTTCTTTTGCTATCAGGAAGCCGCCCAGGGTGGCGACTTCCGCGGCCAGTTCAACTATGCGGGCATGCTGGCCGCTCGCGGGCGGCTGCCGGAAGCGCTGCAGTGGCTGGAAAAAGTACCGCTGACCGCCACCCCGGCCTATCTACAGAAGGTGGGCGCGGTGCTGCGGGATTCGGGCGTGGCCGAATTTGCGGCTATAGGCGCCCGGATGGTGGCCCAAGCTGCCGCCTGA